One Sporocytophaga myxococcoides genomic window carries:
- a CDS encoding fatty acid desaturase family protein, translating into MVNLESPKVVSKEKLCFSNISRPVLLELRKQTKSYFDETGKEATGNSGLYLKALTFISIFFICYFTILFGAISLGVALCLYAIMGFAAAALGFNLMHDGAHGSFSKKKWLNNLAAYSINLLGGDAILWKNKHNMIHHTYTNIEGYDQDIAQMPVFRLNTMQKKSYMHKYQHLYSFFIYGLSSLLWVFLLDYIKYFSGKIGNLKMTRFKTSDHIVFWFTKVGYIAAYLIIPAIFNGWFVTLTGFLVFHFVLGLVLSVVFQLAHVVENTEFSEPPAEGKVEDEWAVHQLKTTSNFATNNPLVTWYTGGLNFQVEHHLFPNISHVHYPELNKIVKRVCMELNVQYNEYPTFSAALGSHLSHLKETGRA; encoded by the coding sequence ATGGTAAATTTAGAATCTCCAAAAGTTGTCAGCAAGGAGAAGTTGTGTTTTAGTAATATTTCACGACCGGTTTTATTGGAGCTCAGAAAACAAACAAAGAGCTATTTTGATGAAACAGGTAAGGAAGCAACAGGTAATTCCGGCTTATATTTAAAAGCCCTTACCTTCATTTCAATCTTTTTCATTTGTTATTTCACGATACTTTTTGGTGCCATTTCATTGGGAGTTGCTTTATGTCTCTATGCGATAATGGGTTTTGCAGCCGCAGCTCTGGGATTTAATCTGATGCATGATGGAGCTCATGGAAGTTTTTCAAAAAAGAAATGGTTGAATAATCTTGCAGCTTACAGCATCAATCTTCTGGGAGGAGATGCCATATTATGGAAAAATAAGCATAATATGATTCATCATACCTATACGAATATTGAAGGATATGATCAGGATATTGCTCAGATGCCGGTTTTCAGGCTGAATACTATGCAGAAAAAATCTTACATGCATAAATACCAGCATCTTTATAGTTTCTTCATTTATGGGCTATCTTCATTACTTTGGGTATTTCTTCTTGATTATATAAAATACTTTAGTGGGAAAATCGGGAATCTGAAGATGACCAGGTTTAAAACTTCTGACCATATTGTTTTTTGGTTTACCAAAGTTGGATATATAGCAGCATATTTGATTATACCTGCCATTTTCAATGGTTGGTTCGTTACTTTAACAGGTTTTTTGGTATTTCATTTTGTCCTTGGGCTGGTGCTTTCAGTAGTTTTTCAGCTAGCGCATGTTGTTGAAAATACAGAATTCTCTGAGCCTCCTGCAGAAGGAAAAGTGGAGGATGAATGGGCGGTTCACCAATTAAAAACAACTTCTAATTTTGCGACAAATAATCCTTTAGTCACATGGTATACCGGAGGATTGAATTTTCAGGTTGAACATCACCTTTTTCCAAATATTAGTCATGTTCACTATCCGGAATTAAATAAGATTGTGAAACGTGTCTGTATGGAACTAAATGTGCAGTACAATGAATATCCAACCTTCTCTGCAGCACTGGGATCACACCTCAGTCATCTTAAAGAAACCGGCAGGGCTTAA
- a CDS encoding RluA family pseudouridine synthase produces MKNKKSTGFQTKSSKPLIFKVAADTDLMKFLMEMLPHKSRTHIKSLLTHKQIYVDGKPVSQYNTPLAKGQEVSIDKGNNRAEINIPGIKIIYEDKDLIVINKAEGLLSIATEYGTDETAYSLLSKYLKTQHYSNRIFIVHRLDRDTSGVMMYAKSQHIQELLQKDWNNNVTERTYLAIVQGVPEKDKDTISSYLKESKTYKVHSGKSPVPGSEKAITKYEILMSKDNYSLVKVNIETGKKNQIRVHMQDIGHPIIGDKKYGSTVNPIKRLGLHAWVLAFTHPVTNKEMRFQTELPGKFRKIFPNALNEQ; encoded by the coding sequence ATGAAGAATAAAAAAAGTACCGGCTTTCAGACTAAATCATCTAAACCATTGATCTTTAAAGTAGCTGCGGATACAGATCTTATGAAATTCCTCATGGAAATGTTGCCACATAAAAGCAGGACGCATATCAAATCTTTATTAACACATAAGCAGATTTATGTGGATGGTAAGCCTGTAAGTCAATATAATACTCCTCTTGCTAAAGGACAGGAAGTATCAATTGACAAGGGAAACAACAGGGCAGAGATTAATATTCCTGGAATAAAAATTATATACGAAGATAAGGATTTAATAGTCATCAATAAAGCAGAAGGCCTTTTGTCAATAGCTACGGAATATGGGACTGATGAAACTGCATATAGTTTGTTAAGCAAATATCTGAAGACACAGCATTATAGCAATCGAATTTTCATAGTCCATCGCCTTGATCGTGATACTTCAGGTGTAATGATGTATGCTAAAAGTCAGCATATACAAGAACTATTACAGAAAGATTGGAATAATAATGTAACAGAACGTACTTATCTTGCTATTGTACAAGGTGTTCCAGAAAAGGATAAGGATACAATTAGCTCTTATTTGAAAGAAAGCAAAACTTATAAAGTTCATTCAGGTAAAAGTCCTGTTCCAGGTTCTGAAAAGGCAATTACCAAATATGAAATACTCATGAGTAAAGACAATTACAGTCTCGTGAAAGTAAATATAGAAACAGGCAAAAAGAATCAGATCAGAGTTCATATGCAGGATATTGGTCATCCTATAATAGGGGATAAAAAATATGGGTCTACAGTAAACCCCATCAAGCGCCTTGGACTTCATGCATGGGTATTGGCTTTTACACATCCCGTCACAAACAAGGAAATGAGATTTCAGACAGAGCTTCCTGGAAAGTTTAGAAAAATTTTTCCAAATGCATTGAATGAACAATAG
- a CDS encoding MmcQ/YjbR family DNA-binding protein → MVTINILRKLALSFPEVTEEPHFEKISFRVKKKIFATFDGKNKRAIIKLSEIDQDLFSFAAKMFIYPVENKWGKQGWTIIEMKGVNRRVFEDALKVAYCSVAPPKLAKLVRPNK, encoded by the coding sequence ATGGTAACAATTAATATTTTAAGAAAATTAGCCCTTTCATTTCCGGAGGTTACAGAGGAGCCACACTTTGAAAAAATCTCTTTCAGAGTTAAAAAGAAAATTTTTGCAACGTTTGATGGGAAAAATAAAAGAGCAATTATCAAACTTTCTGAAATTGATCAGGATCTCTTTTCTTTCGCTGCTAAAATGTTTATATATCCGGTCGAGAATAAATGGGGCAAACAAGGCTGGACTATAATAGAAATGAAAGGTGTAAATAGGAGAGTATTTGAAGACGCATTGAAGGTAGCTTATTGTTCGGTAGCTCCTCCGAAACTTGCTAAATTAGTAAGACCAAACAAATAG
- a CDS encoding T9SS type A sorting domain-containing protein, whose amino-acid sequence MVIGGSALQNNSGICFGGNTGIDLLESLELCPISANTKLQNNKIINANRNPFDREISVNLPLNAHGYISDATGNIVIQAVTNESTNTTHLPPGLYFLIITTEHERHVIKMMKQ is encoded by the coding sequence ATGGTAATTGGAGGTAGTGCTCTGCAAAATAACAGCGGAATATGTTTTGGTGGCAACACAGGAATTGACTTACTTGAAAGTCTTGAATTATGCCCAATCTCTGCCAATACTAAGCTTCAGAATAATAAGATCATTAACGCCAACCGCAATCCTTTTGATAGGGAAATATCGGTAAACTTACCTTTAAATGCTCATGGATACATTTCTGATGCAACTGGAAATATCGTGATCCAAGCTGTTACGAATGAAAGTACCAATACCACTCATTTACCTCCGGGTTTATACTTTTTGATAATAACTACGGAACATGAACGACATGTCATAAAGATGATGAAACAGTAA